The Streptomyces sp. HUAS CB01 genome has a segment encoding these proteins:
- a CDS encoding ATP-binding cassette domain-containing protein translates to MDSPHGAAVRAEGFGLKGPRGWAFRKVDVEAGPGSLIAIEGPSGSGRTCLLLALTGRMKPAEGHAEVGGLRLPRRMAAVRHISALGPVPGVSDLDPALTVTEHLRERALMQRRFDGSLRALLRPPGERAAAARARIDEALGSVGLDVEALPKAGRTAVRDLERLEALRLSVALALVGRPRLLAVDDADLKLSEAERAEAWELLRGIAARGTTVLMVCTEAPEDAVVVRTVTGTATPAAADVPDDGTADGDARVTGSGDGAEDADRDGAPQPSATGKSTSPETADGADGADGETVPCAEGAGTTAGAGPAASGDASKHTGTGTAPDVDKNARARTRTAVDTGAGTRAHDIETKNETEEGAADALAETGRA, encoded by the coding sequence GTGGACAGCCCACACGGGGCAGCCGTACGAGCCGAGGGCTTCGGCCTCAAGGGGCCGCGCGGCTGGGCGTTCCGGAAGGTGGACGTCGAGGCCGGTCCGGGCTCGCTCATCGCGATCGAGGGCCCGTCCGGTTCGGGACGCACCTGCCTGCTGCTCGCGCTCACCGGACGCATGAAGCCGGCGGAGGGACACGCGGAGGTGGGCGGGCTGCGGCTGCCGCGCAGGATGGCGGCCGTCCGCCACATCAGCGCGCTGGGGCCGGTGCCGGGGGTGAGCGACCTCGACCCGGCGCTCACCGTCACCGAGCATCTGCGGGAGCGGGCTCTGATGCAGCGGCGCTTCGACGGTTCGCTCCGGGCGCTGCTGCGGCCGCCGGGGGAACGGGCCGCGGCGGCCCGGGCGCGGATCGACGAGGCGCTGGGCAGCGTCGGGCTCGACGTGGAGGCCCTGCCGAAGGCGGGGCGCACGGCCGTACGGGATCTCGAACGGCTGGAGGCGCTCCGGCTCTCCGTGGCCCTCGCCCTCGTCGGCCGTCCGCGGCTCCTGGCCGTCGACGACGCGGACCTCAAGCTCTCCGAGGCCGAACGTGCGGAGGCGTGGGAGCTCCTCCGGGGCATCGCGGCCCGGGGCACGACCGTGCTCATGGTCTGCACCGAGGCTCCGGAGGACGCCGTGGTGGTCCGTACGGTCACGGGGACGGCCACACCGGCCGCGGCCGACGTACCGGACGACGGGACGGCGGACGGCGACGCGCGCGTCACCGGGAGCGGGGACGGCGCGGAGGACGCGGACCGCGACGGCGCGCCGCAGCCGTCGGCGACCGGGAAGAGCACCTCGCCGGAGACCGCCGACGGGGCCGACGGGGCCGACGGGGAGACGGTCCCGTGCGCCGAGGGGGCCGGGACCACCGCCGGGGCCGGGCCGGCCGCGTCGGGGGACGCCTCGAAGCACACCGGCACCGGCACGGCCCCGGACGTCGACAAGAACGCCCGCGCCCGCACCCGCACTGCCGTGGACACCGGCGCCGGGACCCGCGCTCACGACATCGAGACCAAGAACGAGACCGAGGAGGGGGCGGCCGATGCGCTCGCCGAAACTGGCCGCGCTTGA